In one window of Episyrphus balteatus chromosome 3, idEpiBalt1.1, whole genome shotgun sequence DNA:
- the LOC129915445 gene encoding 1-phosphatidylinositol 3-phosphate 5-kinase, with product MATSNCQYSTRYCWDADKVKSLIRLRAELSPLFTGKRNASKYAWAVVERELNVPLPLSKIIKKWNNLLQEYKAIKISEEPKRREWPFFTLMDVYFSDQVNDPSLRLFSSTKTLKESLDESVFEDDPIIVSAIAAVTSGACMEIEELLKLQKDRRANENKFASENKFPSENKFTSENKFTSDNKLTTENRFNSEKTSENKFTSENQFSCEKLLNSKATSYRLSGGNKPNVVTVKNLSFMQQQKDNENNLKNLSDQNNLVKHEKEISPKPIPGQQDSPTIPSVQNKFSDPNSIDQYLLSWNNFLGNMSRGFHSLQKDEKMVDVTIAAGGKIFKAHKLVLSVCSPYFQEIFLENPSNHPILLMADVEANHMAGLLNFMYSGQVNVKYEDLPAFLKVAEAMKIKGLHTEKPEGQNLEEIQFSRDDNSADLQALNSSSMPINFTEKSTATSFRKEKEQPYHTAFHPIDFNKNLEPSHYDMNSFNFEHTSNKFSILKANGSKKVSEHLKQQKYLTKRKIFVHCENEFKEKSNIEISENGSFKSSQTDFVHLKQGTLQGDNSSNNEEILNLAQNEAPNISRRFVPVIPMEQKKDCAYDETSFTKGTREEHHKEIYIEDEMPFYGAKSNEDGNNNTLNRSEATFNPKNDNVDAIKNYTNNNSYINNRNSTHLNDSNESNENEASNVSTDSSYEIKINLKNQADNNNNVCITSSNIDKEKHGCKVDTTIKAYSNPY from the exons gGGACGCAGACAAAGTGAAATCTCTTATTCGACTAAGAGCGGAACTATCCCCACTATTTACAGGAAAAAGAAATGCTTCGAAATATGCATGGGC AGTTGTTGAGAGGGAGTTGAATGTTCCACTTCctctttcaaaaattataaaaaaatggaacaaCTTGCTTCAAGAATATAAG GCTATCAAAATTTCTGAGGAACCGAAAAGAAGAGAATGGCCCTTTTTTACACTAATGGATGTTTATTTTAGTGACCAAGTGAACGACCCATCTCTACGTTTATTTTCATCTACGAAAACCTTAAAGGAGTCATTGGATGAAAGTGTTTTCGAAGATGACCCAATTATAGTATCCGCGATCGCTGCCGTTACATCTGGTGCCTGTATGGAAATAGAAGAGTTATTGAAACTACAAAAAGATAGACgagcaaatgaaaacaaattcgCTTCTGAAAACAAGTTTCCTTCTGAAAACAAATTTACTTCTGAAAACAAATTTACTTCTGATAACAAGTTAACAACTGAAAACAGGTTCAACTCTGAGAAAACTTCCGAAAACAAGTTCACTTCTGAAAATCAGTTTTCTTGTGAAAAACTGTTGAATTCCAAGGCGACAAGTTATAGGTTAAGTGGAGGAAACAAGCCGAATGTTGTTacagttaaaaatttaagttttatgcAACAACAGAAAGATAatgaaaataatcttaaaaaccTCTCTGATCAAAATAATCTTGTTAAACATGAAAAAGAAATATCTCCTAAGCCCATACCAGGGCAGCAGGATTCACCGACAATTCCATCAGTTCAGAATAAATTTTCAGATCCAAATTCAATTGATCAATACCTTTTATCttggaacaattttttaggCAATATGTCAAGAGGTTTCCATTCTCTgcaaaaagatgaaaaaatggTTGATGTGACTATAGCAGCGGGAGGTAAAATCTTCAAGGCCCATAAACTG GTACTGTCGGTGTGTAGCCCATATTTTCAAGAGATTTTTTTGGAGAACCCATCAAACCATCCAATCCTTTTGATGGCAGACGTAGAAGCCAATCACATGGCAGGCCTTCTTAACTTTATGTACAGCGGACAA GTAAATGTGAAGTATGAAGATCTTCCTGCATTCTTAAAAGTTGCagaagctatgaaaatcaaagGTTTACATACCGAG AAACCGGAAGGACAAAATCTTGAAGAGATACAATTTTCTCGCGATGACAATTCAGCAGATTTACAGGCTTTAAATTCATCATCTATGCCAattaattttacagaaaaatcgaCAGCAACATCATTTAGAAAGGAAAAAGAACAACCATACCATACTGCTTTTCATCCAATTGATTTCAATAAGAATTTAGAACCCTCACATTATGATATGAATTCATTCAATTTCGAACACACATCTAATAAATTTTCTATTCTCAAAGCTAATGGCAGTAAAAAAGTTTCAGAACATCTTAAGCAACAAAAGTATTTAACCaaacgaaaaatatttgttcactgtgaaaatgaattcaaagaaaaaagcaACATTGAAATATCAGAGAATGGTTCATTTAAAAGTTCGCAAACAGATTTTGTACATTTGAAACAAGGCACGCTTCAAGGTGATAACAGCTCAAACAacgaagaaattttaaatttagcaCAAAATGAAGCTCCGAATATTTCGAGAAGATTTGTACCTGTAATTCCAATGGAACAGAAAAAGGATTGTGCATATGATGAAACTTCTTTCACAAAAGGAACACGGGAGGAACACCACAAAGAAATATATATCGAAGATGAAATGCCATTCTATGGTGCCAAATCAAATGAGGATGGCAATAACAACACTCTGAACAGAAGTGAGGCCACTTTCAATCCAAAAAATGATAACGTTGATGCAATTAAAAACTATACAAACAATAATTCCTATATAAATAATAGGAACTCTACCCATTTAAATGATTCTAATGAAAGTAACGAAAATGAAGCCAGTAACGTTTCTACTGATTCaagttatgaaataaaaataaatttaaaaaatcaagcaGACAACAATAATAATGTTTGTATCACGTCCAGCAATATTGATAAAGAAAAACAC